The following nucleotide sequence is from Anaerohalosphaeraceae bacterium.
GACCCAGTTTTCCAGAATCAGCGACCGACTGGCCGCTGAAATTATTCAGAAGGCCAAACTGTCCGCCAAACTGAAACCCGAAAAAATCACCCTCAAAGAAGCGGAGGCCCTTCATACCGCCATTCAGGATACCAAAATTATGGCCCCGCCGACCGACTGCATCGGCCCTATCGGCGAAGAGGCCCTAATCGAAGGGCTCAAACGCGTGGTTCAGGCTGAGTTCTATACCAGCTGCACCCGAAAACCCGCCGTCTATCGGGGCAATCCTTTCCTGGTGGAAGCAGCGCTGGCCTTCGGCTTCAAGGATGAAGAGGCCGAAGCAGAATCCGAAGACAAAGAACCAATGCTTCGGCTGGTGCGGTTCGCCAACCGCGTCCCCCTGCTCTACCAGCAGTCCGCCTGTGCCATTTACAAGGCTGTGATCGAAACCAACTGGAGAAACTACGGCATCAGCCAAAGCCGCGGCGCCCTGCCTACGGGCCCCATTCTGCTCATGGTCCACATCGCCTCCGTCTGGGTCCCCTTTACCTCCGAAAGCAAAGAGGCCGTGGCCCATTACCCCGAAATCATCAAGGAAATCAAACTGGCCGTTCAGGAATGCGGACGCAAACTCGGAATGCATGTCCGCCGCCAGAAACGCATCCACACCGAGATGCTCAAACGCAGCTACATCGAAACCTATCTGCCCTATATCGGCGAGGCCCTGCGGGATATTCTGGCTCTCAAGGAAAACCAGGTCCATGATGTCCAGGAAAAACTCAAGCACATCCTCGAAAAAACCCGCTCCATTTGACAGAATCTTACGGACAGATGACCGCTGCCCTTATCGTCTCTTTCGAAAAACCCTCATATTTTTAAGACACAGCAGTTCTCGGAAGCGCCCGCAGGACACAACGGTCTCTTCAACCGCGCGTCGAACCCCCTCAAACCTTTCCACCCCTGTATCATGAAAAATGATAAGTCCATTCCGAACCAGCCACGGCTCCCAGAGCCGAATGTCCAGCAGAACATCCTCATAGAGATGGGAACCATCCACAAATAGGAGACGAATCGACTCATTCCACCCTTTTGCCGCCTCCTCGGACGTCATCCGAAGCGGACAAACTGTATCGCGGACGGAATGAACTCGAAGATTCTCAAGAAAAACCTCATAACTGCCGCGAAGGTGCGGATCGACCGCAAAGACCTTCTCTGCACGGCCGGCTTTCTTTAGGCCGGACGCCAGCACCATCGTTGATTTACCCTTAAAAGAGCCAATTTCAACAATAGAACCTTCTTC
It contains:
- a CDS encoding class I SAM-dependent methyltransferase, whose protein sequence is MNHQLSSTLTVQEFQELCELEGHLSEKEVLTLFYFAYFPKEEGSIVEIGSFKGKSTMVLASGLKKAGRAEKVFAVDPHLRGSYEVFLENLRVHSVRDTVCPLRMTSEEAAKGWNESIRLLFVDGSHLYEDVLLDIRLWEPWLVRNGLIIFHDTGVERFEGVRRAVEETVVSCGRFRELLCLKNMRVFRKRR